A DNA window from Hordeum vulgare subsp. vulgare chromosome 1H, MorexV3_pseudomolecules_assembly, whole genome shotgun sequence contains the following coding sequences:
- the LOC123401096 gene encoding cleavage and polyadenylation specificity factor subunit 6-like produces the protein MTIKMDQKMIIVCSVIGSLGVLSAILGFSAEGTKLTILDVYVGLGVCLYPRNPALGLGVCAAIFLVVAQIIFAALGGCCGCCKSRSMPSGSKRIIGVVCAVFSWIVAAVAFGLLVVGAAGNATGAREPTRLGYCYIPDDGILAGGAALSLVATALGITSYVMLRKQPATVAEATAPKEGEQTPAGAAGISTGQPQFPQQPPQGQTPPAPTNYPEYSAPPQGKPYDQAPNPHYPPPPAQGYGAHAPNHHQQQLPPPTAEGYGELSQQYPPPSAPATAQLHGGPHTPPLGHEQV, from the exons ATGACCATTAAAATGGATCAGAAGATGATCATCGTGTGCTCGGTCATCGGCTCTCTCGGGGTGCTGAGTGCCATCCTGGGGTTCTCGGCCGAGGGCACCAAGCTCACT ATTCTGGACGTGTACGTGGGTCTCGGGGTGTGCCTGTACCCGCGGAACCCCGCGCTGGGGCTCGGGGTGTGCGCGGCCATCTTCCTGGTCGTAGCCCAGATCATCTTCGCGGCCCTCGGCGGTTGCTGCGGCTGCTGCAAGTCCCGCTCCATGCCCTCCGGGAGCAAACGGATCATCGGCGTCGTCTGTGCCGTCTTCTCATG GATTGTGGCGGCGGTTGCCTTCGGGCTGCTGGTGGTAGGCGCGGCCGGGAACGCCACAGGGGCGCGGGAACCGACAAGGCTCGGCTATTGCTACATCCCCGACGACGGCATTTTGGCCGGCGGCGCGGCGCTCTCGCTGGTCGCCACGGCCCTCGGGATCACCTCCTATGTGATGCTCCGCAAGCAGCCTGCCACTGTTGCCGAGGCCACCGCGCCCAAGGAAGGCGAGCAGACGCCGGCGGGCGCCGCGGGAATCTCGACGGGGCAGCCGCAGTTCCCGCAGCAGCCTCCCCAGGGGCAGACGCCTCCCGCGCCGACCAACTACCCGGAGTACTCTGCACCGCCCCAGGGGAAGCCGTATGACCAAGCGCCTAACCCGCACTACCCGCCTCCTCCGGCACAGGGCTATGGAGCGCACGCACccaaccaccaccagcagcagcttCCCCCTCCTACTGCAGAAGGTTACGGAGAGCTGAGCCAGCAGTACCCCCCTCCTTCTGCTCCTGCAACTGCGCAGCTCCATGGTGGACCGCACACGCCTCCTTTAGGACACGAACAGGTGTAA